A genomic region of Cydia strobilella chromosome 12, ilCydStro3.1, whole genome shotgun sequence contains the following coding sequences:
- the LOC134745752 gene encoding dynactin subunit 5 — MELQDIYYNKSEYVETASGNKVSRQTVLCGSQNIILHGKVIVQSEAIIRGDLANVKTGRFCIISKGSVIRPPFKKFSKGVAFFPLQMGDHVYVGENTVVNAAVVGSYVYIGKNVVIGRRCVLKDCCMIEDNSVLPAETVVPSFARYSGSPARFVTTLPEAMPDLMTEFTKGYYQHFLPTTVN, encoded by the exons ATGGAGCTTCAagatatttattacaataaatctgAATATGTGGAAACA GCTTCTGGTAATAAAGTGAGCAGACAAACAGTGCTGTGCGGCTCTCAAAACATTATTCTACATGGCAAAGTTATCGTTCAAAGTGAAGCAATCATAAGAGGCGACCTGGCTAATGTTAAGACAGGACGTTTTTGCATCATCAGTAAAGGGTCCGTCATACGGCCACCTTTTAAGAAGTTTAGTAAAGG GGTGGCCTTCTTCCCGCTTCAAATGGGTGACCATGTTTATGTCGGGGAAAACACTGTGGTAAATGCTGCTGTGGTTGGATCTTATGTGTACATTGGGAAAAATGTTGTTATA GGCAGGAGATGTGTCCTAAAAGACTGTTGTATGATTGAAGACAACTCTGTGCTGCCTGCCGAGACAGTGGTACCCTCATTCGCTAGATACTCCGGCAGCCCTGCTCGCTTCGTCACCACTTTACCTGAAGCCATGCCTGACTTGATGACAGAGTTCACTAAAGGCTACTACCAGCATTTTCTACCGACTACtgtaaattaa
- the LOC134745903 gene encoding PAN2-PAN3 deadenylation complex catalytic subunit PAN2, producing the protein MEYHFNDLCMPADHLLTDAYTAEYTPQYIMPSQEGEYEVRSTILVDGGDRFGVSAVQFDKFEELIWMGNQGGHVTSYYGPAMQKYTSFQVHESEEVRDILTMENGIYALTKTSLRHQIRRGIPKHTHRSRNMTDMQCLYQVNSTKLMMGGHQDKLIDLDLTKLVETVIPIPEEGCAVLRGGGSSLVACGSANGSVSLRDLRSPTTAQHTFRAHSACLSDLDMQGDLLITCGFQSVNGVAVAEPYVVVWDVRRLRAGSATAAAAAWSRAPAAPPLLLHYLPAFSGRAVALSGDGHVTLLHVNASDDNHSVFQVDTQSSLCTVMDVSATSQALVFGDQAGHLHLFSPQHNHEPVFNNFSRATEFANAPPNLPFAGPTDTSFQFSSVPLPPLAAGPRWFNELPPAFFRKGYRKPKPIDSEVLNTMKMQGPIGYAPNPRTFKRNQMPYIEDTLEDLFTAKVTENKFTNQPVPKHYQKTDGRYKQDSETSKPSLPGLEAILPNSYCNCMLQVLYYTPAVKATLLAHTCAKEFCLSCELGFLFRMLDSSGGAACQAANFLRAFRTVPEAAALGLVLPDRQDSQDLQALIQSWNRFILHQMHYEILETRNKEKEMALLANNSPPKTRGNVPAPIVAPATQVNGYPEEYQYAELEFLGPSTEFEDGEPKEDGWHNLSQEEALFGPVEYSVSPDSQLNKVNDELPNQQVDREESDISQLFAIGRHQLNRCLKCNKEEERSSVVLACALQYPMGSNSARGFAELVRASLAPRRATPAWCEQCARFTPTQQQGRVIRLPPILAINCGGVTAHEKAYWAKGTPKETSDSTKRGSSGKPCRYGMHCARPGCRFKHPDRPSPSQGSSKSPDSHCVLPHQLLVRLQSDGDVIINDKNDASNDNRDKHKKKQVTTVSEEEYNLSAAVICVEDNPKNLVAYVQIGEDWQMFNDVSITPVSASEVVQFSAWWKTPCVLFYSSASLKQEES; encoded by the exons ATGGAGTACCATTTTAACGATCTGTGTATGCCAGCCGATCATCTTTTAACAG ATGCATACACAGCAGAATACACTCCTCAGTACATCATGCCGTCACAGGAAGGGGAGTATGAAGTGCGGAGCACTATACTGGTGGATGGTGGAGACAGGTTTGGTGTCTCTGCAGTGCAGTTTGACAAGTTTGAAGAGCTCATCTGGATGGGTAATCAAGGG GGCCATGTGACATCATACTACGGCCCAGCTATGCAGAAATACACATCCTTCCAAGTCCATGAGTCGGAGGAAGTGAGGGACATACTAACCATGGAAAATGGTATTTATGCGCTGACGAAAACGTCACTGCGCCATCAGATACGGAGAGGCATTCCGAAACATACTCACAG ATCGCGCAACATGACGGACATGCAGTGCCTGTACCAAGTGAATTCTACCAAGCTAATGATGGGTGGACATCAGGACAAGTTGATAGATCTGGACCTTACTAAACTGGTGGAAACTGTTATT CCGATCCCGGAAGAAGGCTGCGCCGTCCTCCGCGGCGGCGGGAGCTCCCTAGTCGCCTGCGGCAGCGCCAACGGCTCCGTGAGCCTCCGCGACCTGCGGAGCCCTACGACAGCGCAGCACACGTTCCGGGCGCACTCCGCCTGCCTCTCCGACCTGGACATGCAGGGCGACCTGCTCATCACGTGCGGGTTCCAGTC AGTGAACGGCGTAGCAGTGGCGGAGCCCTACGTGGTAGTGTGGGACGTGCGCCGCCTGCGCGCCGGCTCGgccacggcggcggcggcggcgtggtcgcgcgcgccggccgcgccgccgctGCTGCTGCACTACCTGCCTGCCTTCTCCGGCCGCGCCGTGGCCCTGTCCGGGGACGGACACGTCACGCTGCTGCATGTCAACGCTAGTGATGACAACCACTCCGTCTTCCAA GTGGACACCCAATCCTCCCTTTGCACTGTGATGGACGTGTCAGCAACAAGCCAAGCTCTTGTCTTTGGTGACCAAGCTGGACATTTGCATCTGTTTTCACCCCAGCACAATCATGAACCTGTATTCAACAATTTCTCCAG AGCCACGGAATTCGCCAACGCCCCTCCGAACCTTCCTTTCGCGGGTCCAACAGACACCAGTTTCCAGTTCTCGTCCGTGCCCCTCCCCCCCCTGGCCGCCGGTCCGAGATGGTTCAACGAGCTACCCCCAGCCTTCTTTAGGAAGGGATACAG GAAACCCAAGCCGATAGACTCGGAGGTTCTAAACACCATGAAAATGCAGGGTCCGATCGGCTACGCTCCTAACCCAAGGACTTTCAAAAGAAATCAG ATGCCCTACATAGAAGACACTCTAGAAGACCTGTTCACTGCCAAAGTGACAGAAAACAAATTCACTAACCAACCCGTGCCCAAGCACTATCAAAAG actGACGGTCGTTACAAGCAAGATAGTGAAACGAGCAAACCCAGTCTCCCTGGATTGGAGGCCATTTTACCCAATTCGTACTGCAACTGTATGCTTCAG GTTTTGTACTACACCCCGGCTGTGAAGGCAACGCTGCTGGCGCATACTTGCGCTAAGGAGTTCTGTCTCAGCTGCGAGTTAG GCTTCCTGTTTCGAATGCTCGACTCATCTGGCGGGGCAGCGTGTCAAGCCGCGAACTTCCTGCGCGCCTTCCGGACCGTCCCCGAGGCCGCCGCCTTAGGCCTCGTCCTCCCCGACCGGCAGGATTCGCAGGATCTCCAGGCCTTGATACAG agctGGAACCGTTTTATACTCCACCAAATGCACTACGAAATCCTAGAAACACGAAATAAAGAAAAGGAGATGGCCCTACTCGCGAACAATTCTCCCCCCAAAACTAGGGGTAACGTGCCAGCTCCCATCGTAGCACCCGCCACACAA GTGAACGGCTATCCGGAAGAATACCAGTACGCAGAGCTGGAATTCCTAGGACCCAGCACAGAGTTCGAAGACGGCGAGCCGAAAGAAGACGGTTGGCATAATTTGAGTCAGGAAGAAG CCTTATTTGGACCTGTGGAATACTCAG TATCTCCAGACTCTCAACTCAACAAGGTAAACGACGAGCTACCGAACCAACAAGTGGACAGAGAAGAGTCGGATATATCTCAGCTCTTCGCTATCGGCCGACACCAGCTCAACCGGTGCTTGAAGTGCAATAAAGAG GAGGAACGTTCATCCGTGGTCCTAGCCTGTGCTCTCCAATACCCGATGGGCTCCAACTCGGCGCGGGGCTTCGCGGAGCTAGTGCGAGCCTCCctcgccccgcgccgcgccacGCCCGCCTGGTGCGAGCAGTGCGCGCGGTTCACGCCCACGCAGCAACAGGGCAGAGTCATACG GTTACCGCCGATACTTGCTATAAACTGTGGTGGTGTCACTGCTCACGAGAAAGCCTACTGGGCCAAAGGCACACCAAAAGAAACG TCGGACTCAACGAAACGCGGTAGCAGCGGCAAGCCGTGCCGCTACGGCATGCACTGCGCGAGGCCGGGCTGCCGGTTCAAACACCCGGACAG ACCGAGTCCGTCCCAAGGTTCTTCCAAGAGTCCCGACTCTCACTGCGTGTTGCCGCACCAGCTGCTGGTCAGGTTGCAGTCGGACGGCGACGTCATTATCAATGATAAG AACGACGCATCGAACGACAACCGTGATAAACACAAGAAGAAGCAAGTGACTACCGTTTCGGAAGAAGAATACAATCTCTCCGCTGCCGTTATATGTGTCGAGGATAATCCGAAGAACTTGGTCGCTTACGTGCAGATAGGGGAGGATTGGCAAATGTTCAACGACGTTAG CATAACCCCAGTGTCAGCGTCCGAAGTGGTCCAATTCAGTGCGTGGTGGAAAACGCCCTGCGTGCTCTTCTACTCGTCGGCGAGCCTCAAGCAGGAGGAGTCATAG